A single Mercenaria mercenaria strain notata chromosome 9, MADL_Memer_1, whole genome shotgun sequence DNA region contains:
- the LOC128559665 gene encoding uncharacterized protein LOC128559665 yields the protein MLDCGSHRTYVSQSLADRLNLEVNGEQNIHLITFGSRNKKVIQTKSTKIDIKLQNGEYMTLTANIVPTIIGTISRKAVRLKSQSKFDSLTKDLILADNIPTQNETETLDLLIGNDYYLDIVQTEKIEVQQGLYLLATKFGWMLSGRTEVTDEYDSSDMNMLILNYGNNVTKTNVFTNADSVVPTKPDIEDFWNVESIGITTERENTDDQIEQHFKDTLKREDGRYLVTWPWKRDIDELPENRGLALGRLKSLVTRIERQPELKQQYDDVIQDQLAKGVIEKVDKCAEYGYKHYIPHHVVITPTKSTTKLRVVYDASAKTRAHNKSLNECLYRGPVKLHDLCGILMRFRLHKIGIVADIEKAFLQVGLQPLERDVTRFLWLKDISTSIVNEDNIQEFRFARVPFGVISSPFLLGATIECHLDSYESEISEKLKNDIYVDNVITGTETETEAIKFYETSKSIFKDASMNLREWTTNSKSVNTSIPTEDRSGCEKTKVLGHYWNVKDDTFSIKAPILLPETSQITKRTVLKQIASVYDPLGLFCPILLRGKILLQSL from the coding sequence ATGCTTGACTGTGGAAGTCACCGAACATATGTTTCACAAAGTTTAGCAGATCGTTTGAACCTGGAGGTAAATGGAGAGCAAAACATTCATCTTATAACATTTGGTAgcagaaataaaaaggttatacaAACAAAATCAACGAAGATCGATATTAAACTTCAAAACGGAGAGTACATGACACTGACTGCAAATATTGTACCCACCATCATTGGAACTATCAGTAGAAAGGCGGTTAGATTGAAATCACAGTCTAAGTTTGACAGTCTTACAAAGGATCTTATATTAGCGGACAATATCCCCAcccaaaatgaaactgaaacactTGATTTACTTATTGGTAATGACTATTACCTGGACATTGTGCAGACTGAAAAAATCGAAGTTCAGCAAGGACTCTACCTATTAGCGACAAAATTTGGCTGGATGCTTTCAGGGAGAACAGAAGTTACTGATGAATACGATTCTAGTGACATGAACATGTTGATTCTAAACTATGGAAATAACGTAACGAAAACAAATGTATTCACAAACGCGGACAGTGTAGTTCCAACAAAACCAGATATCGAAGACTTTTGGAATGTTGAATCTATTGGAATAACTACTGAAAGGGAAAACACAGATGATCAAATTGAGCAACATTTCAAGGATACACTTAAGCGCGAGGACGGGCGATATCTGGTTACATGGCCATGGAAACGAGATATTGATGAATTGCCGGAAAATCGTGGATTGGCATTAGGGAGACTGAAATCATTAGTTACTCGAATCGAAAGACAACCTGAACTGAAACAGCAATACGACGATGTAATTCAAGACCAGCTTGCAAAGGGCGTTATTGAAAAAGTTGACAAATGTGCAGAGTACGGATATAAACATTATATCCCACACCATGTAGTTATCACACCAACGAAAAGTACAACCAAACTTCGAGTTGTTTATGATGCATCAGCGAAGACAAGAGCTCACAACAAAAGTCTGAATGAATGCTTATACAGAGGCCCTGTCAAGCTACATGACCTCTGTGGAATTTTAATGCGGTTTAGATTACACAAAATTGGTATAGTTGCCGATATAGAGAAGGCATTTCTGCAAGTGGGATTACAACCTTTAGAAAGAGACGTTACCCGATTTCTGTGGCTCAAGGACATCAGTACATCAATCGTAAATGAAGACAATATACAAGAATTTCGCTTCGCAAGGGTGCCGTTTGGCGTAATTTCGAGTCCATTTCTACTGGGTGCCACTATCGAATGCCATCTGGATTCATATGAAAGTGAGATTtcagaaaaactgaaaaatgatatATACGTGGACAATGTTATTACTGGAACCGAAACCGAGACTGAAGCCATTAAGTTTTACGAAACATCTAAATCGATCTTTAAAGATGCATCAATGAACTTACGTGAATGGACTACAAACAGTAAATCCGTGAATACTTCCATACCTACTGAAGATAGGTCAGGGTGTGAAAAGACAAAGGTGCTAGGACACTATTGGAATGTTAAAGATGACACATTTTCTATCAAAGCGCCGATCTTGTTACCTGAAACGTCACAGATTACAAAACGAACAGTTCTAAAACAGATAGCTTCAGTGTATGACCCTCTAGGTCTTTTCTGTCCGATTTTGCTTCGGGGGAAGATACTTCTACAATCATTGTAG